A window of Sphingobacterium sp. lm-10 contains these coding sequences:
- a CDS encoding RagB/SusD family nutrient uptake outer membrane protein: MKKIIFNISILFLGLSMSLSCSVDRMPEATLTDQFFWETPENLRLAANFFYTGLPGLSSEDVTQDNWSSDGFPISGNNTISDGSRVAPAQDTLNYRRNYYNIYQANKLIEMAPQVISRGGSETLVNSYVGEARFFRALFYFDMFCRYGGVPLIDRTVDEDDPAIFLARSSREELINFIYADLDYAIQHLRTIDELTAAQEYGRISVSGALAFKSRVALFEGTRAKFHGYGDYRRHLTLAADAARQVIESGAHSLFSQPSSGANGQRLNPAYYNLFQLVGNGLNNRENIIIRGYGASLENLVSWHIAQRYYEGLQIVATQNFVNNYLMADGLPIGKSPMYRAPNEQMTHAQYFEGKDPRMSFTFFKRGDAFIASGPFVLPHPNNQRSGFAIRKYADPQAWAFQRSVIDRPVLRYAEVLLNYAEAKFELEEAIADADLDQTINALRARLPQINTGTAVAPNYTDLPKLSNAFVGAHSLSMREEIRRERRVELAFEMLGYWDFIRWKTAEVEFPKALVGSYFFTEYRTAPQPWNPQNTVVDQNNHIVLQPSSVRNFNPERDYLWPLPLDELANNPGVIQQNPNW, translated from the coding sequence ATGAAAAAAATTATTTTTAATATCAGCATATTGTTTTTAGGCCTCTCGATGTCGCTGTCGTGCAGTGTCGATCGGATGCCAGAAGCTACTTTGACAGACCAATTCTTTTGGGAGACGCCCGAAAACTTAAGGCTTGCAGCGAATTTCTTTTATACAGGATTACCTGGTTTGTCTTCAGAAGATGTGACTCAGGATAACTGGTCATCAGATGGATTCCCTATTTCGGGGAATAATACCATTAGCGACGGGTCTCGGGTAGCACCCGCGCAGGACACCCTCAACTACAGGCGGAATTATTACAATATCTATCAGGCCAATAAGTTGATAGAAATGGCGCCTCAAGTCATCTCCAGAGGTGGTAGTGAGACTTTAGTCAATAGCTACGTAGGGGAAGCACGTTTCTTTCGGGCTTTGTTTTATTTTGACATGTTTTGCCGTTACGGCGGTGTTCCGCTGATAGATCGCACGGTGGATGAAGACGACCCAGCGATATTCCTGGCAAGATCAAGTCGTGAAGAGCTGATTAATTTTATCTATGCAGATCTGGATTATGCTATTCAACATCTACGCACTATTGACGAACTAACTGCCGCTCAGGAATACGGTCGTATTTCTGTTTCTGGAGCATTGGCTTTTAAGTCTCGTGTAGCGCTTTTTGAAGGCACGCGTGCAAAATTCCACGGCTATGGAGACTACCGCCGTCACTTAACTCTTGCCGCCGACGCTGCACGTCAAGTGATAGAATCTGGAGCGCATAGTCTGTTTAGTCAACCAAGTAGCGGGGCGAATGGACAGCGGTTAAACCCGGCTTACTATAACTTGTTTCAGCTAGTAGGAAATGGTCTTAACAACAGAGAAAATATTATTATCAGGGGCTATGGTGCAAGCTTAGAGAATCTGGTTTCATGGCACATCGCACAGCGTTATTATGAGGGCTTGCAGATTGTCGCCACCCAAAACTTTGTGAATAACTACTTGATGGCCGACGGACTGCCTATAGGTAAATCACCTATGTACCGCGCTCCGAATGAACAAATGACCCATGCTCAATACTTTGAAGGGAAAGATCCCCGTATGAGTTTTACTTTTTTCAAACGTGGCGACGCCTTTATCGCCTCCGGACCGTTCGTATTGCCACACCCTAATAATCAACGTAGCGGATTTGCTATTCGAAAATATGCTGATCCTCAGGCTTGGGCATTCCAGCGTTCGGTTATTGATAGACCCGTCTTACGCTATGCCGAGGTACTGTTAAACTACGCCGAAGCCAAATTTGAACTAGAGGAAGCCATTGCCGATGCTGATCTGGATCAGACTATAAATGCGCTTCGCGCCAGACTACCTCAAATTAATACAGGCACTGCGGTAGCACCAAACTATACCGATCTCCCCAAATTGAGCAATGCTTTTGTGGGTGCACATTCGCTAAGTATGCGAGAGGAAATTCGAAGAGAACGCCGGGTAGAACTCGCTTTTGAGATGCTCGGTTACTGGGATTTTATCCGCTGGAAAACAGCAGAGGTAGAATTTCCAAAGGCGCTGGTAGGGAGTTACTTTTTTACGGAGTACCGTACTGCCCCTCAGCCCTGGAACCCTCAAAACACTGTGGTTGACCAAAATAATCATATTGTGCTACAGCCGAGTAGTGTGCGAAACTTTAATCCCGAACGAGATTACTTATGGCCGTTGCCTTTAGATGAGCTAGCCAACAACCCAGGAGTCATTCAGCAAAATCCAAACTGGTAA